From a region of the Seleniivibrio woodruffii genome:
- a CDS encoding phenylacetate--CoA ligase family protein: MIWNQQYETMPRDELRKLQLLRLKQLVENVYHRVPFYRDAFDKAGVKPEDIKSLDDLKRLPFTYKQDMRDNYPFGMFAVPQEQVVRIHASSGTTGKPTVVGYTARDIDTWAELMARTVSAAGVGRGDILQNAYGYGLFTGGLGAHYGAEKVGASVIPISGGNSKKQLMLLKDFGSTAISCTPSYALSLYETAVEEGVKREDLKLKVGIFGAEPWTEAMRQEIEAKWQIDAVDIYGLSEIIGPGVGYECIEEKRGMHISEDHFIVETINPDTGEVLPAGEEGELVFTTITKEAIPLIRYRTRDITRLITDPCRCGRSFVRMNKVTGRSDDMLIIRGVNVFPSQVEAIIVTKAELSPHYLLIIDRVDNLDTLEIQIELAEGIFMDRISRLQELSRSVEKEIKDMIGVTCKVRIVEHKTIARSEGKAQRVLDRRKL; this comes from the coding sequence ATGATCTGGAATCAGCAATATGAGACCATGCCGCGGGATGAACTGCGGAAACTTCAGCTTTTAAGACTCAAGCAGCTTGTGGAGAACGTGTATCATCGTGTTCCGTTTTACAGAGATGCGTTTGACAAAGCAGGCGTTAAACCTGAGGATATAAAATCGCTGGACGACCTTAAGCGTCTCCCTTTCACATATAAGCAGGATATGAGGGACAACTATCCCTTCGGCATGTTCGCAGTGCCTCAGGAGCAGGTTGTGCGTATCCACGCATCAAGCGGAACCACCGGAAAACCCACTGTTGTGGGCTACACCGCCAGAGATATCGACACATGGGCCGAGCTTATGGCCAGAACTGTTTCTGCGGCGGGTGTCGGCAGAGGCGATATACTTCAGAATGCCTACGGCTACGGACTTTTCACAGGCGGCCTCGGCGCACACTACGGTGCGGAGAAGGTCGGCGCATCGGTTATCCCCATTTCCGGCGGAAACTCAAAGAAACAGCTCATGCTCCTTAAGGATTTCGGCTCAACAGCCATATCCTGCACCCCCAGCTATGCCCTCAGCCTCTATGAAACGGCTGTGGAGGAGGGTGTTAAGCGTGAGGATCTTAAACTTAAAGTAGGAATATTCGGCGCAGAGCCATGGACAGAGGCCATGCGTCAGGAGATAGAGGCCAAGTGGCAGATAGACGCTGTGGACATATACGGTCTCAGCGAAATAATAGGCCCCGGTGTGGGCTATGAGTGCATCGAAGAGAAGCGTGGAATGCACATCAGCGAAGACCACTTCATCGTGGAGACAATAAATCCCGACACAGGCGAGGTTCTGCCCGCCGGAGAGGAGGGCGAGCTTGTCTTCACCACAATCACCAAAGAGGCCATCCCGCTTATACGCTACCGCACAAGGGACATCACCAGACTTATAACCGATCCCTGCCGCTGTGGACGCTCTTTCGTGCGTATGAACAAGGTAACAGGCAGAAGCGACGACATGCTCATCATCAGAGGCGTGAACGTGTTCCCGTCTCAGGTTGAGGCTATAATCGTCACCAAAGCGGAGCTTTCGCCCCACTATCTGCTTATTATTGACAGGGTGGACAACCTTGACACCCTTGAGATTCAGATAGAGCTTGCGGAAGGCATTTTTATGGACAGGATCAGCAGACTTCAGGAACTTTCCAGATCTGTTGAAAAAGAGATAAAGGATATGATAGGCGTCACATGCAAGGTTCGCATTGTGGAGCACAAGACCATAGCCAGAAGCGAGGGCAAGGCTCAGCGTGTTCTGGACAGAAGAAAGCTATGA
- a CDS encoding ArnT family glycosyltransferase yields MSETFTSSNLKNSLRLLEGSRFYLFLVLYFVVLLLPAFWLDIMETTDARYAEIGREMLRNRDYITPFYNGIKHFHKPPFTYWMTAFGLDIFGVNGLGARFFLAVFSVMSLIYTRAMTFTLTGDRDKADLSVLILSSSLLFLIVSRVISTDIYLTFFTVAALAHMFEQIYGSKSIRNAILCGIFFGFGFLTKGPIIFLFTLLPFVFMCFVSREHRRAFGIWDWLAMLLVFVCVALPWYLAVINANEGLLHYFLYDQTVERVADAERFSRSQPFYFFPAVILGTFLPWLFYFFANIRNARFVKGGAWIYMYVLIPFIVFQLSASKLATYILPFYPIMAVLASGRAERPLIPNMIGYIFLVVGIAVGATPIFVEYLRDYWMFISGSAAAYCTLTMYFIEKHWFQQRYHFTVSVSLILVTLLVYGGLCFSGPYIKGYRLSGDDIKKFDPQGKYDIVIYSAFTPSLSFYTDRVVPISFGKRRETQFQTEEEFKDIYFRNNQELVRYLDQREEYIIFTYKKNYDRYIGLTGDKCELISDRGDKKVAYFCRKGTRPGNEIRSGELYRYIP; encoded by the coding sequence ATGTCAGAAACCTTTACTTCATCAAACTTGAAAAACAGTCTCCGACTGCTTGAGGGAAGCAGATTTTATCTGTTCCTCGTTCTTTATTTTGTTGTGCTTCTTCTGCCCGCCTTCTGGCTGGACATCATGGAAACAACGGATGCCCGCTATGCTGAGATCGGCAGGGAGATGCTGCGCAACAGAGACTATATTACGCCTTTTTACAATGGTATCAAGCATTTCCATAAACCTCCATTTACATACTGGATGACGGCCTTCGGGCTTGATATATTCGGAGTGAACGGACTGGGCGCAAGATTCTTTCTTGCGGTCTTTTCGGTCATGTCGCTCATTTATACCCGTGCAATGACCTTCACACTGACAGGCGACAGGGACAAGGCCGATCTTTCGGTGCTTATTCTTTCGTCGTCGCTCCTGTTTCTGATAGTCAGCCGTGTCATTTCCACTGATATATACCTTACGTTTTTCACGGTTGCCGCTCTGGCACATATGTTTGAGCAGATCTACGGCTCAAAAAGCATCAGAAACGCCATACTCTGCGGAATATTTTTCGGTTTCGGATTCCTCACCAAGGGGCCGATAATCTTCCTTTTTACACTGCTTCCCTTTGTTTTCATGTGCTTTGTGAGCAGGGAACACAGAAGGGCGTTCGGCATATGGGACTGGCTGGCGATGCTTCTGGTGTTTGTGTGTGTCGCTCTCCCTTGGTATCTGGCGGTAATAAACGCAAACGAGGGTCTTCTGCATTATTTCCTTTATGACCAGACGGTTGAACGTGTGGCCGATGCCGAGAGATTCAGCAGGTCGCAGCCTTTCTATTTCTTTCCTGCGGTGATTCTGGGAACTTTCCTGCCGTGGCTTTTCTATTTCTTTGCGAACATCCGCAACGCCCGATTTGTTAAGGGCGGCGCATGGATATATATGTATGTGCTTATACCTTTTATAGTTTTCCAGCTTTCTGCAAGCAAGCTGGCAACATATATCCTGCCCTTTTACCCCATAATGGCCGTTCTGGCCTCCGGCAGAGCTGAGAGACCCCTTATTCCCAACATGATCGGCTATATCTTCCTTGTTGTGGGTATTGCTGTCGGTGCGACCCCGATTTTCGTTGAGTATCTGCGTGACTACTGGATGTTCATAAGCGGCAGTGCGGCGGCTTACTGCACACTGACCATGTATTTCATAGAGAAACACTGGTTTCAGCAGAGATACCACTTCACGGTCTCTGTTTCATTGATTCTGGTGACACTGCTTGTATACGGCGGTCTGTGCTTCTCCGGTCCCTATATAAAAGGCTACAGGCTCTCCGGAGACGATATTAAAAAGTTTGATCCTCAGGGCAAGTACGACATTGTTATCTACAGTGCATTCACTCCTTCGCTGAGTTTCTACACCGACAGGGTTGTTCCCATATCCTTCGGCAAGAGAAGAGAGACCCAGTTTCAGACCGAAGAGGAGTTCAAAGACATATATTTCCGCAACAATCAGGAGCTGGTGCGCTATCTGGATCAGCGGGAAGAATACATCATCTTCACCTATAAAAAGAACTATGACAGATACATCGGGCTGACAGGCGACAAATGTGAGCTGATATCGGACAGAGGCGACAAAAAAGTGGCATATTTCTGCAGGAAGGGAACAAGACCCGGAAACGAGATACGTTCCGGCGAACTTTACAGATATATACCCTGA
- a CDS encoding lipid-A-disaccharide synthase N-terminal domain-containing protein, whose amino-acid sequence MSVLNTALIVFGFAGQVLFFMRFILQWLYAEKYKKSAVPMSFWYFSLAGGFMLLTYAILVKDPVFILGQSTGAIIYMRNISLLMKERGTRPRSFGFWMVIILLIYFGMVAAAAYFFPETARKDKVHYTGFIFAVGMVAQGMFFLRFLVQWLVSEKAKKSVFPVMFWWFSLAGSVLLLIYSVMVHDAVFIAGQSVGILIYVRNLYFIKLEKQSPTA is encoded by the coding sequence ATGTCGGTTCTTAACACCGCACTCATCGTTTTCGGCTTTGCAGGACAGGTTCTGTTCTTTATGCGTTTCATCCTGCAATGGCTCTACGCCGAAAAGTACAAAAAGAGTGCAGTGCCCATGTCTTTCTGGTATTTCAGCCTTGCGGGCGGCTTTATGCTGCTCACATATGCGATTCTGGTCAAAGATCCGGTCTTTATTCTGGGTCAGTCAACGGGCGCAATTATATACATGAGAAACATCTCTCTGCTTATGAAGGAGAGAGGAACCAGACCCCGTTCGTTCGGGTTCTGGATGGTGATCATTCTGCTGATATACTTCGGAATGGTTGCCGCTGCGGCGTATTTCTTCCCTGAAACGGCCAGAAAGGACAAAGTGCACTACACAGGCTTCATCTTTGCGGTGGGCATGGTTGCGCAGGGAATGTTCTTTCTCCGGTTCCTTGTTCAGTGGCTTGTTTCGGAAAAGGCCAAGAAGAGTGTTTTCCCTGTCATGTTCTGGTGGTTCAGTCTGGCGGGAAGCGTGCTTCTGCTAATATATTCAGTTATGGTACATGATGCGGTGTTCATCGCCGGTCAGAGTGTCGGAATTTTAATTTATGTCAGAAACCTTTACTTCATCAAACTTGAAAAACAGTCTCCGACTGCTTGA
- a CDS encoding ACT domain-containing protein: protein MKLQQISVFIENQSGRLYDVTNLLGKSGINIRALSLADTSDFGILRLIVNNPEEAYKILKDNEFTVGRTEVVAVEIKDEPGGLAEILGALSKNEINVEYMYAFVEPEGKRAIMIFRFDETEKAVEKLLEAGFTLIPGAKIYGI, encoded by the coding sequence ATGAAACTTCAGCAGATTTCGGTTTTCATCGAGAATCAGTCGGGAAGACTTTACGACGTTACAAACCTTCTGGGAAAAAGCGGAATAAACATCAGAGCGCTCTCTCTGGCTGACACTTCCGACTTCGGCATCTTAAGGCTCATAGTTAACAACCCCGAAGAGGCTTATAAGATTCTGAAAGACAACGAGTTCACCGTAGGCCGCACAGAAGTTGTGGCTGTGGAGATCAAGGACGAGCCGGGCGGGCTGGCGGAGATCCTCGGTGCGCTCAGCAAAAACGAGATAAACGTTGAATATATGTATGCCTTTGTTGAGCCGGAAGGCAAAAGGGCAATTATGATATTCCGCTTTGACGAAACCGAAAAAGCGGTTGAAAAGCTTCTTGAAGCAGGATTCACTCTTATTCCCGGTGCTAAGATTTACGGGATATAG
- a CDS encoding glycosyltransferase family 2 protein, with the protein MEKISYVIPVYDEEDNLAPLYEQINSVCEKIGTDYEIIFVDDFSRDKSLEIIRKMAEKDSHVKYIAFAKNCGQSAALYAGFQHATGDVIITMDADLQNDPADIPEMLKLYGDYDMVTGWRWNRQDTLSKKLASKFGNRIRNAVIKEDIHDTGCSLKVMRASMLKRVKMYKGLHRFLPAMMRMEGAKVVEMKVNHRARHAGVSKYTNLKRGYEALYDLICVRWMQKRHLKISIRENNVGS; encoded by the coding sequence ATGGAAAAAATTTCATATGTGATACCGGTTTATGATGAAGAAGATAATCTTGCCCCGCTCTATGAGCAGATAAATTCGGTTTGCGAAAAAATAGGCACAGATTATGAGATCATCTTTGTTGATGACTTCAGCCGTGACAAAAGCCTTGAAATAATCAGAAAAATGGCTGAAAAAGACAGCCATGTCAAATATATAGCCTTTGCGAAAAACTGCGGTCAGTCTGCCGCTCTTTATGCGGGATTTCAGCATGCAACGGGTGATGTTATAATCACCATGGATGCCGACCTGCAGAACGATCCGGCGGATATCCCCGAAATGCTCAAGCTCTACGGTGATTACGATATGGTCACCGGATGGAGATGGAACCGTCAGGACACCCTTTCCAAAAAACTTGCAAGCAAATTCGGCAACAGGATACGCAACGCCGTTATTAAAGAGGATATCCACGACACAGGATGTTCGCTGAAAGTTATGCGTGCCTCCATGCTTAAGCGTGTGAAGATGTATAAGGGACTGCACAGGTTCCTGCCCGCCATGATGCGAATGGAGGGGGCAAAGGTTGTGGAGATGAAGGTGAACCACAGGGCACGCCATGCCGGTGTTTCAAAATATACCAACCTGAAAAGGGGCTATGAGGCTCTTTACGACCTCATATGCGTCCGCTGGATGCAGAAACGTCACCTCAAGATATCCATAAGGGAGAATAATGTCGGTTCTTAA